GCAATTTGATTGGCACCAAAGGTGGTATGGAGTAAAGCATATTTTTACAGAGcttgaaataaaaaatgatgcaaacattttaaatatagGATGTGGCACATCAAGTAAAAGCATTtaagataaatatatttatacactaatatatatatatatatatatatatatatatatatatatatatatatatatgtatattatttattatgttttaaaGAATTTAGTGAGGAAATGCTAGATAGTGGATACACAAATATAACCAACATAGATGCATCATCTGTGTGCATAAAGAAAATGcaagaattatataatgataaacCTAACCTAAaatgtaattatatatatatcacttattcataatttaatataatgtattattattctattatttctctttatatttttgcAAACAGATTTATGagtgtatataatatatttttataataaatgttatATCCTTTTTGTAGACATATTAATGAATGTGTGTGATATGAGAGAATTTACAAATGAAGAATTTGATTTGATTATAGATAAAGCATGTCTAGATTCCATTGTAGTAATAATACATGCATCTTATATATACGTATTTATCAAACACTATTCATATTTCTAATATATTGATGATTTATTTgcttatttatttatgtccgccctttttattatattttaatatttttaaacattacattaatattttataatggataagaatttttatttaatatatatatatatatatatatatatatatatatatatagagGATAAGCAAATAAAGGatgaaattattttatttttctatttttacAGTGCTCAGAAGATTCTTTAAAGAATGTTGAAGAAATGTTATCAGAAGTGTCCAGAATATTAAAGTAAGacttataatatatatatatatatgttaatatatatgttaatatatatgttaatattttgtttttttagGTCTAATGGaatttttgttattatatcaCATGCACAACCATCATATCGTCTTGTATATTTACAAGTGAgaatttataaaagaaggaaaaataaaaaaaagcTACACACTTTGTTTgacatttaatatatacatatatataaatatattgaatgTATAATGTTGAAGAAAACATTTTTTCAATATCCATTTCtatacattataatattttcttatatttagAAAGAGGATTATAATTGGGATATAACAGTCAAGACTGTTCAACGCCCCATGCTAGGGATAGTAGgtaattatgaaaaaaaaaaaaaaaaaaaaattatgtataaatataattaatatcataaaatattttacaaccttgtattatttttatatattttttattattttagCTCCCCCTGTGGATGATAATTTACACTACATATACATTTGTAAAAAGAAACATACAAgcaaataatattaaaaaaaaaaaaaataaaataaaaaataataataaaaaaaaataataataataaaaaataataataataaaaaataataataataataaataataataattaaaaataataataattcgatataattttataatttattaaattgtatatacatattgGTATACATTTTGAgataattaaaatatttattctgTATACAAGAATTTTAATATctaattattaaaatttatataatttaagggtttaagtatataatattgtattatatatatatatatatatctatttttttttttttttttttttttttttttttttttttttgttgtaaggtttttttttttttttttttttttttattttttttataatttaataattttttttcaagtttatttaatatttaataaaaaaattaaaaaaaaaaaaaataNNNNNNNNNNNNNNNNNNNNNNNNNNNNNNNNNNNNNNNNNNNNNNNNNNNNNNNNNNNNNNNNNNNNNNNNNNNNNNNNNNNNNNNNNNNNNNNNNNNNNNNNNNNNNNNNNNNNNNNNNNNNNNNNNNNNNNNNNNNNNNNNNNNNNNNNNNNNNNNNNNNNNNNNNNNNNNNNNNNNNNNNNNNNNNNNNNNNNNNNNNNNNNNNNNNNNNNNNNNNNNNNNNNNNNNNNNNNNNNNNNNNNNNNNNNNNNNNNNNNNNNNNNNNNNNNNNNNNNNNNNNNNNNNNNNNNNNNNNNNNNNNNNNNNNNNNNNNNNNNNNNNNNNNNNNNNNNNNNNNNNNNTTTTTTCTTTGTGGTAAGGgttattcatatatttttaactACTAATGGTCCATGTACatacaaaattattttacaCCTATATGCATaattaatgataaaatataaaaaaaaaaaaataattataaggattttaaaaatgaaataataagaaataaaaataataagtCTAATAAATATGCCTTTTATGGAACTGGAgagaattattatttctatatttgaacatgttaatttttttctttttcataaaaataaaaattaaaaagataaatGAACAAAGTACGTATAATATCCAAATCTaactttattatttatatatttatttatttttttgaaaaatatatatttctacAATTAGTTATTTCATAcaagtaaatatattatatatataacgAAGGGATGCACACAAATGGgtacataataaaaaacaggattaaaatattgtaagatttatacatttaaatGATTGTCATGTATAGgaattattacatatacTCTCTGTATTTACACTTGTTTACATttaattcttatatatggataatttaattttttttttttttttttttcttgacattttatttgtaacctaatatataaaatatatgctttttttttaaattgtaaaagttaaattaaaaaaaatatataaaataaaaaataattatatattcacaattatatatcatatcttataatttaaaataaataaatattatatataatctttATATTCACAACATGTTGGAGGcaacattatttttatgaatgATTCTTgggttttttttttttttttttttttttttttttttatataatttaatagtgcaattatattaatttttctaaaattatatagtgcaattattttatttttcttatttgtTACATGAATTATTAGTTCGNNNNNNNNNNNNNNNNNNNNNNNNNNNNNNNNNNNNNNNNNNNNNNNNNNNNNNNNNNNNNNNNNNNNNNNNNNNNNNNNNNNNNNNNNNNNNNNNNNNNaaaaaaaaaaaaaaaaaattaaattaagaaattaaacacattaataaataaaaatatattaaaaattgaagaaattataaatattgtcaacttttttttttttttttttttttttttattgttcatatatatatatatatatatatacatatatatatatatataatatatacttttatttatgtcATTGATTttaatagaaataatataaaaaatcaaaTTAACACGTTTCTATggaatttatttttttaaaaatatattaatatatatatcacaataacatatttttttttttatatatattgttttattttattatatttatatatatatatatatatatatatatatatatatttttttttgtccccagcaaaatatattgtttattatatatatttcaagataaagaaaaatcaaaaatcatatatatttaagtgtgtatttatattcattattttttttcatgcTAGATTAAGAATAGGAAACTTATGAAAAATaagaatttttataaatttaatatgtaaataaaataaaaatgatgttgtatttataaaaattattagttataaaatatcgcatgtaaatatattatctatacaaaatatagattttgttaaatatttttattttgttttattttattttattttttttttgtgtgtGTATATATGATCATTAGAAAGGAtctaaatataaaatatatgtattatctttctattattttattatattatattatattaatattttgttctttttatttatgtaaaatttaaaaaaaaataagcTCATTTTAACGTAGCTCCAagaattttataatataaatatattaccatatatatatatatatatatttaatttttttttttttttttttttttttttttttttttgtttctttcTCTGAacaaatatgtatatgGACAAATGCAGAAGTTCTAGCAGAAAGTACAAACTCTCTGCTGGAGATTCGACTTTTGGTAAGCCAACAGTTAGAGGTTCCGTAACGAACGATAATTTGAGTGATGATGGAGAAATTGAATTTGAAGGATGGGTTGAATTTGTAACTAAGGATGGTAATGATGATACTAACATTTCTCaggagaaaaaaaaaagacatGGTAGAAATAGAAATCATACTGTAAGTTTATGTAACATTGCAAAAGATGATATtgtatttaataaaagtaGAAAAAGAGATAAACAATCAAGAAGAGATTCAAAAAAAGGCAATGAAATGAATACAGATTATATGTATAgcaacaataataataatatatatgcaaACTATGTATTTAAACAACCTAACGACATCTCAAATAGTACTATTCTTTATACCCTAAgaaataacaataataataataattataataacaataataataataattataataataataataatgttgttacaccattatatattaataccCAAACAAAAACAAACGATAAtcttattaatatattaagtCCTAACTATGTAGATCCTGCACCTCCTATTGTTCTAAAAAATCAACAAGTCCTTCCtcaattatatataagacAACCACCAACGGTTATTGTAACTAATGAACCTAGACCCCCATTAGTTATTAACCCCCCACCAgcaaatattatatttaaaaacaaatcACCACAACcaatatatgttaatagTACTAGAccaaatataataattaaaaatgacCCCCCGGTTATGAAAAATCCTATTAATATGGATACTACACCAGTACAATTAGAGATGCCAACagaaaatattacaataaataaagaaataataaactATCCTTATGTAAtgaatattaaaaaagattCAATTTTAGACAACAGAAATGTGTACTTAAAAGGAAGTGTATCAAGTACCAATGCATCTGTATCACCACCAAATCTTATATATGTagatagtaataataataataataataataacaatatgaatgatATAAATCAACAGAATATACCAAATTTTTACATGATGAATAATAACCAAACTCCACATTTACATCAAACAACAAATGCATATGCAACCATACCATCAATTAATAACCATCAAATACAAACACAACCAACAAATACAGTACAATATATTCAACCAAATTATGAACAAGTCATAACACAAGTAGATCAAAATGGTAATCTATTCAATCAACAGCTTGTGGGAAGTACAGTAATGCAAAACATGACACCACAAGGTGTAAACACTTTAAATTATCCTACAACGATGAATACTGTATGTGTTCCACAAACAATTTGTAATACTAATAATACAACATCGCAACAAGTACAATACATTCCTCAAACACAAGCATATGAACCATATAATAATGCACAAAATACGACAATTTATGAAAGGAATTATGTACCACAGATAGCACAAAATACAATTCCAAATAATGTAGTACAACAATATGTTCCTTCCACAACTACAATGGTACAAGAAAATGTACAGAATACACCATCTTCTCAATATAGAATAGTTGTTCCTAATAATGACAATATTCAATCTCCAAATATTATTAGACattacaataatatttcaaatacaaaaaataatgttaataaaGCTATAGTGCAACCAACTTATAACTCTAGCGAGATTTTACCTTCCTGTTCTCCATCAGGATGTGCATCAACAAATAAAGTTACGCATGTACAAAATGTTAGAAgaaattcatatataaatccACACTCGCATAGTATGCATGAATGTCCAAAAAAAGTACAAATAATTGCACGACCCATGCATGACCAAAATTTAAGAACATACAGTTTATGCAGATAAGGGAAGGAAACgatcaaaaaaaaaaaaaaaaaaaaaaaatatatatatatatatatatataaagatatgcttttatttcttctatgtaattatttttCCTATTTTATTCCTAAAAAATTCATTCTATTCACTCTTAATGTTTtgtttatatgtatttttttattatgaaaaataatatatatatatatatatatatatatttttatttatatgttcatatatttattttatatacttattaatatatataattttggATTACATCAACAAATAAACGTTATaccttctttttttttttttttttttttcattctactcaattttttataacttttgcaaaatataaattattatataaatattttaataaaaactcttttaatattattcctatatatataatgttttataGGATGGcaaaaaagatatattattacaaaaatttaaggtgataaaatttaataaaatatgttatttttatattgaaatattttatatatatatatatattaaaaatttacgaatcttatttatatatgaattaaaatgttttgtatttcttatagatgtgttttatttaatatatatatatatatatatatatatgccttacatattacttttttatatatgtaacGTTTGagtaaaagaaaattatattacatttagaatgaaaaaaaataaagttaaaaatataaagtaGTTATGTACATTATCTACTAAAAGATTATGGGTGttaatgtataaaaaaaaatgatatacatgtatataactcttataaatatattatattataaaaattataaaataataacataaatttttataatttgcaaattaaaaaaaaaaaaaaaaaaaaaaaaaaaaacatacacacaaatatatacatacatacagAACATTgtcttttatatatcaaaCAAGTTTAGTAGAATAAATTGATgaaatataacaaattgtataaaattaaattataaatgaaaaagaaaaaaaaaaaaatataaaaataatagtattattattaaatgaatgCTTATTTGGGATAAGAAAAAAGTATTTTATTACTACCTTACATAATTATGACGCTGTAGAATGTTATTATCACATTACACAGaccaaaaaataaaaataaaaataaaaataatgtagaATAAATAgttatgaaatattatataacatcGAAAATCTtgtacataaatatataaaacaatatatgGTAACAAAggttatataattatgttctatttataagtatactgttttttttttttttttttttttttttttttaaaaaaaaaaaaaaaaaaaaaagattaaaaaaaaaaaaataaaaaaaaataaaaaaataaaaaaaaaaaaaaaaaatataaaaaaaaaaaaataaaataaNNNNNNNNNNNNNNNNNNNNNNNNNNNNNNNNNNNNNNNNNNNNNNNNNNNNNNNNNNNNNNNNNNNNNNNNNNNNNNNNNNNNNNNNNNNNNNNNNNNNNNNNNNNNNNNNNNNNNNNNNNNNNNNNNNNNNNNNNNNNNNNNNNNNNNNNNNNNNNNNNNNNNNNNNNNNNNNNNNNNNNNNNNNNNNNNNNNNNNNNNNNNNNNNNNNNNNNNNNNNNNNNNNNNNNNNNNNNNNNNNNNNNNNNNNNNNNNNNNNNNNNNNNNNNNNNNNNNNNNNNNNNNNNNNNNNNNNNNNNNNNNNNNNNNNNNNNNNNNNNNNNNNNNNNNNNNNNNNNNNNNNNNNNNNNNNNNNNNNNNNNNNNNNNNNNNNNNNNNNNNNNNNNNNNNNNNNNNNNNaaaaattttaaaaaaaaaaaaaaaaatatataaatatatatatatataaaaaaatataaaataaaaaaaaaaaaaaaaaaaaaataaaatttgaaatttaaaaaaaaaaaaaaa
This is a stretch of genomic DNA from Plasmodium reichenowi strain SY57 chromosome 14, whole genome shotgun sequence. It encodes these proteins:
- a CDS encoding methyltransferase, putative (transcript variant 1; alternatively spliced): MAVYGKISYWNERYTNEEEQFDWHQRWYGVKHIFTELEIKNDANILNIGCGTSKFSEEMLDSGYTNITNIDASSVCIKKMQELYNDKPNLKYILMNVCDMREFTNEEFDLIIDKACLDSIVCSEDSLKNVEEMLSEVSRILKSNGIFVIISHAQPSYRLVYLQKEDYNWDITVKTVQRPMLGIVAPPVDDNLHYIYICKKKHTSK
- a CDS encoding methyltransferase, putative (transcript variant 2; alternatively spliced), with the translated sequence MAVYGKISYWNERYTNEEEQFDWHQRWYGVKHIFTELEIKNDANILNIGCGTSKFSEEMLDSGYTNITNIDASSVCIKKMQELYNDKPNLKYILMNVCDMREFTNEEFDLIIDKACLDSICSEDSLKNVEEMLSEVSRILKSNGIFVIISHAQPSYRLVYLQKEDYNWDITVKTVQRPMLGIVAPPVDDNLHYIYICKKKHTSK
- a CDS encoding hypothetical protein (conserved Plasmodium protein, unknown function), yielding MDKCRSSSRKYKLSAGDSTFGKPTVRGSVTNDNLSDDGEIEFEGWVEFVTKDGNDDTNISQEKKKRHGRNRNHTVSLCNIAKDDIVFNKSRKRDKQSRRDSKKGNEMNTDYMYSNNNNNIYANYVFKQPNDISNSTILYTLRNNNNNNNYNNNNNNNYNNNNNVVTPLYINTQTKTNDNLINILSPNYVDPAPPIVLKNQQVLPQLYIRQPPTVIVTNEPRPPLVINPPPANIIFKNKSPQPIYVNSTRPNIIIKNDPPVMKNPINMDTTPVQLEMPTENITINKEIINYPYVMNIKKDSILDNRNVYLKGSVSSTNASVSPPNLIYVDSNNNNNNNNNMNDINQQNIPNFYMMNNNQTPHLHQTTNAYATIPSINNHQIQTQPTNTVQYIQPNYEQVITQVDQNGNLFNQQLVGSTVMQNMTPQGVNTLNYPTTMNTVCVPQTICNTNNTTSQQVQYIPQTQAYEPYNNAQNTTIYERNYVPQIAQNTIPNNVVQQYVPSTTTMVQENVQNTPSSQYRIVVPNNDNIQSPNIIRHYNNISNTKNNVNKAIVQPTYNSSEILPSCSPSGCASTNKVTHVQNVRRNSYINPHSHSMHECPKKVQIIARPMHDQNLRTYSLCR